The stretch of DNA GCCAAACTAGTGGAATCTTCAGTAGAAGCATACAGTCGAGTAGATTGAAAGGCGTCCACTATGAGTGGGAAATATTTATTTGCCTCCAAAAAATCAAATCGTGTTTCGTACATTTTCATAAGCCACCTTGTTTTAAGGCAGATAATTATATCCGCAACAATGCTTTATTTCTAATAAAAAATGTTTTTAACTAGCTATCTTAATAACTTCTGCTTTTCTAATACTTAAAACTAGTGTCAAAGATTTTCATTAAGAATTAAAAAAGAGGGAATCCGAGAACCCCATACTCATCGCACCTCAAGTTGATAACTTCATAAAAACTCGGGAACAAAACTCTGAAAAATATCATACAAAATAGAGAGTCCCCATCCTGTTTTCAAAAAAATAACCCTTTGATAATTCGAACACGTTGCTGAGAGATGTGTATGAAATCATTTTTTAATATCGCAACTTGAAGAAAAAGAGGACAAAGATTATCATTTTACGTTCGCGATTGGCACTAATCCCCCCTTTTGTTATGGTGAATAAAAAGGTGTGCGTGGATTATGGTTCGTCGATCTATTTCTTTTTGCTTTTTCTTTCTAATGACGTTGTTCTGTTGCACGAGCTGCAACAGTAGGTCTTTGATTGTACATGGTCTCCCTGGCAGAGAAGCCAATGAGATTGTAGTACTTTTGGTAAGCAAAGGGGTAGCTGCACAAAAATTACCCCAAGCTGCAGCGGCTACAGCTGGAGCAGCTTCCGAGCAAATGTGGGATATTGCTGTTCCCTCAGCACAAATCACAGAGGCCCTTGCAATTTTAAATCAAGCAGGTCTTCCCCGTATGAAGGGGACAAGCCTGTTAGATCTTTTTGCAAAACAAGGCCTTGTTCCTTCAGAACTTCAGGAGAAAATCCGTTATCAAGAAGGCCTATCAGAACAAATGGCCTCTACGATTAGAAAAATGGACGGCATTGTCGATGCCTCAGTACAGATTTCCTTTACTACAGAAAACGAGGAGCATCTTCCTTTAACAGCCTCTGTTTATATTAAGCATCGGGGGGTTTTAGACAATCCGAACAGCATCATGGTCTCCAAAATTAAGCGGCTTGTAGCAAGCGCAGTTCCAGGACTTGTCCCAGAAAATGTCTCCGTAGTGAGTGACCGTGCGGCTTATAGTGATATAACAATTAATGGTCCTTGGGGGTTAACAGAAGAAATCGATTACGTCTCCGTTTGGGGAATCATTCTTGCTAAGTCTTCGCTCACTAAATTCCGTCTCGTTTTTTATTGTTTGATTCTCATTCTATTTATCATCTCTTGTGGTCTCCTTTGGGTAATTTGGAAAACTCATACTCTCATCATGACTATGGGAGGCACGAAAGCATTCTTCAATCCTACCCCCTATGCTAAGACTGCTTTAGAAGCAAAGAAAGCTGAGGGAACAGCTGCTGACAAAGATAAAAAAGAGGAGTCAGATCAACCTAGTGAAAGCAAAAATGCTGAAGCTAATGATAAAGATGCTCCAGAAGGAAGCAACGAAATTGAGGACGCCTAGTGACTGCCAACACTTTTGGAACTCTAGACATCTTGATGAAGCACTCCAAGGAAGATGACCTCTCTCGGTTTCTTCCTAAAAATCTTCTTGTTGAATCTCCTCATCCTCAGGAGATTCCCTTAAAGTCTTTATCTTATACTATGAGCTGGTTACCCACGATTCATCCTTCTTGGATTGCCATTGCTATGAAAGATTTCCCTTCTGAAGTACAGGGTCAGTTATTAGCGTGGTTACCAGATTCTTTGGTTCAGGAAATTCTACCCCTACTCTCAAGAATCTCTGTAGCAACACGCCGCTGTGCACCTTTCGGAGCCTTCTATCTCCTAGATATGCTAAGTAAAAAGATTCGTCCTTGTGGAATTACAGAGGAGATTTTTCTTCCAGCTTCCTCAACAAACGCCATACTTTACTATACGGGTCCTGTAAAGATCACTTTAATCAACTGTCTAGGTCTGTACTCTATTGCTAAAGAGTTGAAACACATTCTAGATAAGGTTGTGATTGAACAAGTGAGAAGTGCTCTTACTCCTACAGAGAAATTATTTCTTACCTACTGCCAATCTCATCCTATGAAACATTTAGAAACTACGAATTTTCTTTCTTCTTGGACTACCGATACAGAATTGCGACAATTCATTCATAAGCAAGGATTAGAGTTTTTAGGTAAAGCATTAACAAAAGAAAACGCTTCTTTTCTATGGTATCTTCTACGTAGGTTAGATGTCGGTCGAGCATATATTATCGAGCAGACTTTAAAAGCATGGTATGATCATCCCTACGTGGATTATTTTAAGTCCCGCCTAGAACAATGCATGAAAGTCTTAGTAAAATAAAAGCTGAATTAAGTCTGAATAAATAAAGATTTAGCTTTATACAAAGTATAGAAAAATAAAACGACAATAAAAAGGAGCGGCGTTTTCTCTTCTGAGATGAATAGCTCTCAAAGATGCTACGCCATGATAAAGATGAAGTTTTTTAGCTTAATTTTTAAAGATGATGATGTCTCCCCAAATAAGAAGGTTTTGTCTCCTGAAGCTTTCTCCGCTTTTCTTGACGCCAAAGAGCTACTAGAAAAAACAAAAACCGATAGCGAGGCCTATGTAGCGGAGA from Candidatus Chlamydia corallus encodes:
- the sctJ gene encoding type III secretion system inner membrane ring lipoprotein SctJ, translating into MVRRSISFCFFFLMTLFCCTSCNSRSLIVHGLPGREANEIVVLLVSKGVAAQKLPQAAAATAGAASEQMWDIAVPSAQITEALAILNQAGLPRMKGTSLLDLFAKQGLVPSELQEKIRYQEGLSEQMASTIRKMDGIVDASVQISFTTENEEHLPLTASVYIKHRGVLDNPNSIMVSKIKRLVASAVPGLVPENVSVVSDRAAYSDITINGPWGLTEEIDYVSVWGIILAKSSLTKFRLVFYCLILILFIISCGLLWVIWKTHTLIMTMGGTKAFFNPTPYAKTALEAKKAEGTAADKDKKEESDQPSESKNAEANDKDAPEGSNEIEDA